The genome window taattatttttctacagttacgttgaaaagtggccattgctgcactgattacagaacgcaaagaatcacttttccgctctagtgcgggaaaaatttttctgcactccagatttgcaacatggcaacgcaaaatacttggtaggttatatggagcaacagtgtagcaaaatcaaaatgaagttggtaacagtgactgctgtggctgctatagtgagcagaggtgcaacgaagcacaacgcgctaattattacattatatattataaccaaggacaacgaggactttaggattttaggattaaggtttttatcaataataaaattacacagaaaaacatttgatgcatttcaggcaattttacccataattacccacttttcatattcaatggtaactgtaggaaaaacttaatgtgaaatacgtgcgcaaagttcctctgctgcactcaagaaaccgagcctacggctcgggcgtaaacgtttctttcggtgcagcaaactgacactttgcgcactagttgcacaatagttatttgtgcaactagtgcgcaaagtgtcagtttgctgcaccgaaagaaacgtttacgcccgagccgtaggcgagggcggaatggtttcttgagtgcagcagaggtactttgcgcacgtatttcacattaagtttttcctacagttaccattgaatatgaaaagtgggtaattatgggtaaaattgcctgaaatccatcaaatgtttttctgtgtaattttattattgataaaaaccttaatcctaaaatcctaaagtcctcgctgtccttggttataatatataattaataatttgctcgttgtgcttggttgcacctctgctcactatagcagcccagtaagtgcagttaccaacttcattttgattttgctgcactgttgctccatatacctactagtattttgcgttgccatgttgcaaatctggagtgcagaaaaatttttcccgcactagagcggaaaagtgattctttgcgttctgtaatcagtgcagcaatggccacttttcaacgtaactgtaggaaaataactattaaaaGGTTATCCCCGATTTTGTAGATTCTAAAAGGCAACGGGCAGTGTAGACCTGATCCAAAAGAGCCAAGATCACAGTCACCTAAGTTATTagagatttttttcaatattagaaTACTTAtacccggttgcagagtcgtcacataaagtTTAAATTAGGCATTAAACTTATTTATGAAGCCATAACTCCAGTTTTCGTTGCACGgatgtcaaagtaaactatagctctcataaaactaaaaacgtCTAATTAGACACATGATTTCGTTGCACAGTCGTTAAAAAGAGCTTATTTATGTCTCCAATAGCTAAAAACGGTCAGTTAAGTTATGGGCCCGAAGTCGTGctgttaaatccaatatctacTCCCGCCAGATGCATTTTAGAGTTGTGATAGGTAGCttgttttaaaagaaaaatcatctgtatataagtaaattatttttctacagttacgttgaaaagtggccattgctgcactgattacagaacgcaaagaatcacttttccgctctagtgcgggaaaaatttttctgcactccagatttgcaacatggcaacgcaaaatacttggtaggttatatggagcaacagtgtagcaaaatcaaaatgaagttggtaacagtgactgctgtggctgctatagtgagcagaggtgcaacgaagcacaacgcgctaattattacattatatattataaccaaggacaacgaggactttaggattttaggattaaggtttttatcaataataaaattacacagaaaaacatttgatgcatttcaggcaattttacccataattacccacttttcatattcaatggtaactgtaggaaaaacttaatgtgaaatacgtgcgcaaagttcctctgctgcactcaagaaaccgagcctacggctcgggcgtaaacgtttctttcggtgcagcaaactgacactttgcgcactagttgcacaatagttatttgtgcaactagtgcgcaaagtgtcagtttgctgcaccgaaagaaacgtttacgcccgagccgtaggcgagggcggaatggtttcttgagtgcagcagaggtactttgcgcacgtatttcacattaagtttttcctacagttaccattgaatatgaaaagtgggtaattatgggtaaaattgcctgaaatccatcaaatgtttttctgtgtaattttattttgataaaaaccttaatcctaaaatcctaaagtcctcgctgtccttggttataatatataattaataatttgctcgttgtgcttggttgcacctctgctcactatagcagcccagtaagtgcagttaccaacttcattttgattttgctgcactgttgctccatataacctactaagtattttgcgttgccatgttgcaaatctggagtgcagaaaaatttttcccgcactagagcggaaaagtgattctttgcgttctgtaatcagtgcagcaatggccacttttcaacgtaactgtaggaaaataactattaaaaGGTTATCCCCGATTTTGTAGATTCTAAAAGGCAACGGGCAGTGTAGACCTGATCCAAAAGAGCCAAGATCACAGTCACCTAAGTTATTagagatttttttcaatattagaaTACTTAtacccggttgcagagtcgtcacataaagtTTAAATTAGGCATTAAACTTATTTATGAAGCCATAACTCCAGTTTTCGTTGCACGGATGTCAAGTAAACTATAGCTCTCTAAACTAAAAACGTCTAATTAGACACATGATTTCGTTGCACAGTCGTTAAAAAGAGCTTATTTATGTCTCCAATAGCTAAAAACGGTCAGTTAAGTTATGGGCCCGAAGTCGTGctgttaaatccaatatctacTCCCGCCAGATGCATTTTAGAGTTGTGATAGGTAGCttgttttaaaagaaaaatcatctgtatataagtaaattattttttgtcttCCTAGTTTTTTCAAGTTGTTTATAACCTCCAAATCgctaaatatggtgagaaatctTGCCAAACGCCAAGAGTCGACATATTggttatcaattttatttgaggtCTTTTAAgtctgttcacagtgatgtcgATCGAAACTTTCCCAGATGCCAAGACATTGattggatagaagcatgtacggaaaaaagtgaatagagctgcagtgtgacttatgtgtgatgctaattcAAGATATAACTAAATGGGCTTTGGTAAACGACCAACCAAAACAACCATTTATGTCAgtcattttaaactatgtctcacatagctatgattgattttatgtaacgactctgcaaccgggcataagggccggtttccaaccttgggatttagctaagttctagactttgaacagctggagtcagaaaattctGACTTTCCGAAactgggcgtagtcgcagtttttattacaatcttcatcttctcatttctataattggaaacgaaaataacattcctaaataattcaaaatagctgaaactttacactattttctctttattttattttgtgttctagtttttcgaaatttaatttaaatgtgactacgactacgccacgttccggaaagccaattttcttactccagctgtttgaagtctagaacttggatAAATCCCGAGgacggaaaccggccctaaacaATGCAACACTTAAGAATTCATAATAAAGACATGTTGATTACATGAAGCATTTGAACTACGATTATTTACAGAGTACTGATATAATAGATTGATTACTGTAACACTTCTTACTTAATACTTATCTAAcagtaatatatttttttatttattttatttgcagttttatTACTGTAACaatacttttttttatttattagtcatttattccttgaaaaagcattacaataattcacaatttagaaatataacaacaaaatgaatcaataggaaatacaaataaacataaggaactacttccccaaaagagcaagctcgagcttgggggaaggagcagccgtactttgactacttacttattattaattaacattacagtatatacattaacaactaaaatcaaatcctttcaataaacaagataaatcagtgatgctataatagatcaatatatttacatacaatatgtgttagaatgcaacaaaatttgtaaattataataatgacctgatattgcctagcccagtgtataacatgatataagatgtggtacaaaatgaaatctattcaattggaataattactatactaatgtaatccagaaattctcggcactatcccagccatgagagctaaccagatactttttcaaatgtagtccaaagtttttttgggcgagtaaacctctcaaaattacttggaagaatattaaaaaataatggagataaatatatgaagctaCGCTGACCAGCAGCAGTCAATAATCTAGGAACAGTAACCAGACCTGACTCCTCCCGTCTTGTAATAGACTTACTTTATACTTATCaaacagtaataattgtttctaatatttatttgtatatctagagtgaaaagtgctgttttttctccctgagggaaaagtttgaagcccgaggcgaagccgagggcaacaattttcctgagggagaaaaaacatttttcactcgtgatatagcctacacaacattttttcctccacctacatttttataaaaaataaaataaaataatttttaaaaacgtacgtgatCAAACAATTTGTTAAcctacaacataatctaaaaagtaaatagaaacagctggcttgtaatcacagttctctgccgacagcgctatctgtcggcaaaagttgtaacaacaatggccgccacaactacagctatgatgaagttcccgtttcaaatttgattagttgataaggaatattcgttggctgatattttgaatagcatggaatatgaaaaaaatattcatacatttttttagtgatatgaagtttgtaataattttagcatacaaacatatatttcatatgttgatcctggttgaggtattgaatttagtcggctcaatgactgactactctatatgcttcctcatctgagcttagaccttcctAGCTATTacaatcttagaccagttatagaatagacacggcctattgtatattcatactgaaagtcgatgaagccaacatctactgccatatctccaaatcgtgacgtcagcatcagatagaaaacttttctgtagagtttgtttacattgttttccatagcagattgtgtctatttcagcgggagcgcagctggagtttaccattttaatgaataataatttacatccttctgaaatagacacaatctgaaagttttctatccgatgatgacgtcacgatttggagatatggcagtagatgttggcttcagaggctagacttcccagcttgtctattctataactggtctaagattacaatgtaagtttttaaaatagagatgcttcccatgttatttaaatgtagtcacttttcctccctagggagtttttctgttttttcactaccgagagcgaaaaagtgacactttggtattatgtttcagggagtaaagtaggctctttagacagtaggtggaggaaaagattTGTTTCTCACAGTCACGTACTAAACATTTTTCTTGTACGAATAAAGACTAAACAATGCCATAATTGTTTATAAAGTATTCCTCTTTGATTTGtagattcaaaatggcggcggGCAGTGTAGACCTGACCGAAGAGGACGCAGCCGACCTGCAGTTTCCCAAGGAGTTTGAGAACGCAGAGACGCTGCTGATCAGTGAGGTTCATATGCTGATTGTGCATCGCAAGCAACAGAACGAGAGTGCCGAGGAGGAGCAGGGCTTCTCCAACGTCTTCCAGAAAACCGACACCTATACGGAACGATTCCGCAAGTTCAAAAATAAGGTACCAACATTTGTGGATTGTCTTTTAAATTGTTTCCTGTATCAATTTCTAATAATAGAACTCACTAGTCTCAGGAAGATGTGGGCGTTAACTTCCAAATACCTCATTAATGAAAAAGAGTTTTCGCcgcactgcacagaaagcagctgttttccagtccctacgtagatctgaaagacattatttgcagacgactctcgtctgacgtcagaacaggtttctttccggcctaggccggaaagagtaccctttccagccgctaacatggaactaagaaaggtgataaaaaaaacagctgatcaaaaaacttttcattatttgtgttcattattcaataaatatccCTCCAGTGAAGCTCCTTGGCTTCACTCTCGACCGTAAGCTTTCCTGGGGCGGGCACATTCAGGTAGTCTGTGGCAGGTTGAGCAGGGTGCTGTTTCTGCTCAGGAGCCTGAGAAGATGTGTACCAGAGGCCCATCTCCGCATGTGTTACTTTGCCTTCTTTCAGAGTGTGATGGCCTATGGCATCACCTTGTGGGGCGGTGCCTCTGAGGTAAAAGATGTACTGCTGGTGCAGAAGAAGGCCATCCGGATTCTTTGTGGGGCAGAATTTTTAGCGCATTGTAAGCCTCTTTTTGTGAGTGAAAAGATTCTCactgtattcaatttttacatttacAGGTCAGCTATAAAGGCATTCCACAGTGTCTGTACTTTGCCTGCCAGGGGTGATGTGCATGATCATGGCACCAGAGGCAGGCTGAGGCTGGACCTGCCATATTGTAGATTGGGGAGGACCCAGAGCAGCCTCATCAACCAGCCAGCTAAAATTTTGAACAAGCTGCCAGTTTCAGCCAGGACTCTGCCAGAGACAGTCTTGAAGAGGAGACTGAGGGCTTTCCTTCTATTCTATGAGGGAGTTCTATGATTGTGACCCTCAGACTGTAAGTAGATACTTCTTGCATTAGTCTTGCTGCCTCTTCTGCTTGCTGCTTTTTGTGTttaatgtgtatttttgttcttGACCTGTCTTATGACAGTTTTTATGTTGTTGACTTGTTCACTTGTGGCCATACTTATGACCACGCCATGAACAgaaactcattattattattattaataaaacatttataataatatcatcttattgtcatttgaaagaataaaaaagtataaactcaacctcccacataattgaacataatcttttaggttatttagacaaatcagaataaaaaataaaaatacttggacaatttcctgatattcagattacctcagatttgctagagctatcaccttccacttctgctttcggaagtgcttagtaaaccattattctcatatatatatatatatatatatatatatatatatatatatataatatatatatatatatatatatatatatatattgtttatttttctgtgtggcgaaaaatagcgttcgcacctagggcaaaaatgtttttccggccctcaatcttttctagtcctcggcctacggcctcggacttggaaactgatttcgagccagaaaagtctcatgggctttgtggttgggtgtgttggagaagagaaaaaagagaggaagatacctagccaactatgttttcccatgtaataggcaggcaaagaagagaagagaagtaatgagggaaaaggtaagggagaaatggggggaaggaagaaaacagaggaataggtactcaaaataaaggtaagcgtgtccattgaaaaatgaaaaaacaatgctggagcaggaatctcgagtcatatatctaaatggaagaagaatatttataaattaggcacattgttgaccgaacgaagtgaggtctaagattcaagtcgacggtttggcattactCTTAATGTAATGTTTAGAGTAAACAttactcttaatgtttaaatgtttatatatttatatgttgcgcatttacggcgaaacgcggtaatagattttcatgaaatttgacaggtatgttcctttttaaattgcgcgtcgacgtttttggaaggtttttggaaattttgcatttcaaggataatataaaaagaaaaaggagcctccttcatacgccaatattagagtaaaaatcagactattgaattattcatcataaatcagctgacaagtgattacatagatgtgtggagaagccagtctattactgtatttgtataaggtctatagtttcaatcaaagacattaaagaggtatgcatctttaagctgggtttacaccaaagttattaacaaaatggttataacttgatccttatagattctattagattgaacggaagttgacaaacacatatgttcatcatgtgtatgataagttatgttcaatctaatataatctaaaaggattgagttattaacatttttttaataaatttggtctaatcgcagctttaaggtctttggtttcaatattttgttttgcggtcatggtattattatgcgtgcccatcagtatcaatattctcacattcgaaaaacgaattaataggtgaataaaaataaacaaatgaactaaataatgctggagaaataatattttcgattctaaaaaaataattttcatcagatagaaagataatcacggaactggatgaattatatcatatggaatacaaattcaaacgtgaactgagtttgttaacatttgaaacagttcacatctggtacttgtggatgagaatactgcgtgaggtctactgttcacagaactactaatatTAATTATCTCGGTTAAATTTTGTTCTCTTaccttatattttattgatgttaGGGTTCTTCCAATagcttatttcaaatttatttctatgaCGATGTTCAACTGTTATCTATCTTGACACACAAGGCGTTTATTTAGACTAGTTTGCACGACAGGTCAGGAATCTCTGCGATTGGGTGATTGGGATGGAGTGTCGAGACCTGTCATGCTATCTGAAAAAACGCCTCGTATGTTTCGACCCTTAAGATGCGATGACTCTAAGATTCTAGCTGCTCTACGGCTGTATTAGGGCATAGCCACACGAGCGTATTTACAGAATAAGATGCTCTCAGATTGGTTAATTGGGTTGACGTATCGAGGCATGTCGAAAACACCTCGGCCCTTGAGGTGCATCTCCTTAGCAATGACTGCGATCCTAGTCGCTTGATGGCTGTATTAGGGCCATCCACACGAGGCGTATTTTCAGTTTGGTACGACATGACCGGAAGCTCTCCGGCTGGCTGGACTGGAAGCTCACAAGATACGCTTaaccaatcagccaatcggagagcttcctgtcctttCAAGCCGACTGAAAAAACGactcgtgtggcttggcccttgaaGGCTGTAGTCTATTCCTCTTTAGTCTATAAGTATATTGATATAGAAATCTACAGCAAACAATAGCAGCCGTGTGGTTAGAATCGTAGATTCGTCTCTAAGGAATATTGCTCTTTTAGTAGCTtggtaaataatttataaattagtaAACCTATAGGCCTAAACTGGACTGCAATGTCTTCCAGAAGTACGACACCTACACTGAACGATTCCGCGAATCCAAAGATAAGGTACAGTACTAACAAGGAcaggggcgcgacagtcgaggcctgtacaaaaattgaaGAGTTCTCTACTGTTGCCtgacgcaggcgacatttgaggcctctacggtcgcaggtctcaactgtcggggctgttcaaaaattaaagaggcctcaactgtcgcctgacacaggcgacatttgaggcctctttttcaggagttcactacggtcgcaggtctcgactgtcgggcctgtacaaaagttgaagaggcctcaactgttgCTTAACgaaggcgacatttgaggcctctttttcaggagttctctaccgtcgctggcctcaaatgtcgcaggTCTCTGTCGTCGCTggcctcgactgtcgcaggacatCGACTGTCGTTTGGCATCGACCCGTAATATCATAGATAAAAGAtcgcataagaagatatcccatggtatagggcgtttatgttgcaaatttcactgttaactgaagccgatagtcctagtagttgttttggtgaagctgatagtctctcataatgTGCCGTTCAATACACTCACCTCGACAAAACAGTTATAATAGTCCGTAGTCGACAGTTATCgccttgagttgacaaaaaatctTCTCatcatttctctatggtaatattgtCTAGATATTGTATTGTAGGCTAGATAGACAGGTTTTCTCACGTGAATTGTATATGAGAGTCATCACCcttttttataaaaagtttattcaaattgtaataattgtgagagaaacaaaatttattgttgattttatttTGAAGGAAACGATAGCGGCCGTTCGGAACCTGCTGACCCAGAAGAAGTTGCACAAATTCGAGCTGGCGTCGATCGCGAATCTGTGTCCAGAGACCCCCGAGGAGGCCAAGGCTCTCATTCCCAGTCTGGAGGGCCGATTCGAGGATGAGGAACTCAGGCAGATATTGGAGGATATCCAGACCAAGAGGAGTCTCCAGTATTGAGGAGCTACAGTGCTCCCGAGGTAATATAGCCTTATTTAGATTATTCCTGTGATCAACTTACCTTATTACAGTATTTGGCACCGGCTCACGGGCAGTATTCTCTATTGTTATTACCTATTGTAATAGGTAATATTAATAGAAAGAATTTTTCTATGATGTCAGCTCATGAATCTTTTATAGATAAATAGTGATATgctacgcattcaatgtgatcacacccttagtctgtacgcagctctacatttatagtgaggtccacgttataatggcagtttacaattgacaatactgttgctgtccttttctatcatacaacaaaacaaatagcgctatctctctctcgctttgcaatgttgtccgttttccagaatattttatttttacttttgacggtgactgtacaaaagttgacaaacaattctcagccgccattgtttttcttcattctatcaaaatatttgagtacacaagtcgtataattgatttaaaatgtatttttgaaacaatgaaataatttttagacattaccgtatgagaaacacaaattaaaatacctgaaatgacattttaaaagttgatactAACCATcgtagacttcatccatgcttcagttagcctataCGCATAGGTTAGacctcgtaccggtataaataatattgaaaggttattt of Nilaparvata lugens isolate BPH unplaced genomic scaffold, ASM1435652v1 scaffold3978, whole genome shotgun sequence contains these proteins:
- the LOC111050973 gene encoding DNA-directed RNA polymerase II subunit Rpb4-like; translated protein: MAAGSVDLTEEDAADLQFPKEFENAETLLISEVHMLIVHRKQQNESAEEEQGFSNVFQKTDTYTERFRKFKNKETIAAVRNLLTQKKLHKFELASIANLCPETPEEAKALIPSLEGRFEDEELRQILEDIQTKRSLQY